In Spea bombifrons isolate aSpeBom1 chromosome 12, aSpeBom1.2.pri, whole genome shotgun sequence, the following proteins share a genomic window:
- the LOC128469788 gene encoding pulmonary surfactant-associated protein C-like — translation MDPKSPEKLSMDPPVYSFLPKSVEGRKSWALILLLLLVLILIVIGSALIGVYLTQKHTERMVAMAFNSMDGEEVTQTVFVDELENVAVIFVNTNNHSAAVLYDYRRNLIAFKEPDSRKCFVTGMDRETPSASAVISAAESFHTHDAPADNVLSYNLMEKEAADPAELGIGINILCRDLPVYWAQPVNPNLRKITIKFKVFGLKFKVTIEK, via the exons ATGGACCCCAAGAGCCCCGAGAAGCTGAGCATGGACCCGCCG GTTTATAGTTTTCTTCCTAAATCAGTCGAGGGCAGGAAAAGTTGGGCTCTGATCCTCTTACTGCTCCTGGTTCTGATTCTGATCGTTATCGGATCGGCTTTAATTGGCGTCTATCTGACCCAGAAACACACGGAGAGG ATGGTGGCGATGGCTTTTAACTCCATGGACGGCGAGGAGGTGACGCAGACCGTGTTCGTCGACGAGCTGGAGAACGTGGCCGTTATTTTTGTGAATACCAACAATCACTCGGCTGCCGTGCTCTACGACTACAGACGG AACCTGATCGCCTTTAAAGAGCCCGACAGCCGGAAATGCTTCGTTACCGGGATGGACAGGGAGACCCCGTCAGCGAGCGCCGTGATCAGCGCGGCCGAGTCCTTCCACACGCAT GATGCCCCGGCGGATAACGTTCTGTCCTATAACCTTATGGAGAAGGaagcggcggaccccgcggagTTGGGGATCGGTATTAATATTCTGTGCCGGGATCTCCCCGTTTACTGGGCGCAGCCG gtAAATCCTAATCTTCGGAAAATAACCATCAAGTTCAAGGTGTTTGGTTTGAAGTTTAAAGTGACGATCGAAAAATGA